CTGGGCATCCCCCACAACCTGCTGGAAGCCATGGACATCCTGGACAGCATGGGGACAGACTTTGTCACCCTTGCCGGCGGCGAGCTTTGCTGCGGGATGGCCCATACGCTGTGGGGCGATCTGAAGGCTGCCCAGAGCATGGGACAGGAGCTTGTCTCGGCCATTGCCGCCTTTCGTCCCAAGAAGGCGGTGTTTTTCTGCAGCGGCTGCTATGTGATGTGCCTGGGCACACTGCCCCGGTTCGGCGCTGTTCCCTTTCAGTCTTATGAGCTGGCCCAGTTCCTGCTGGACAACCTGGACAAAATCCCTCTCAAGCATAAAGTGGACAGGGTGGTCACGGTGCACGATAGCTGCCATGTGGCCCGCCTGGGGACATTCGATCTAACGCGGCGGCTTCTCCAAGCTATTCCAGGCATTACCCTTGTGGAGATGGCCCACAACCGGGCGGATGCCCTCTGCTGCGGAGGCTACACCAACACTGCGCGTCCGGAGATAAGCGGACCGATGCGCCGGGCACCCATGAACGAGGCCAGGGCCAGCGGTGCCGGAGTCATGGCTACTCTCTGCACCGGCTGCCAGCAGAGCTTTGCCCCCCTCGAACGCCAGTATCCCTTTGAGGTCCGCAACTACATCAGCCTTCTGGCCGAGGCCGTCGGAGTGCAACACGAAGACAGATTCAAGAAGTATGTCAGGTTGGCCAATGCCTCCGACGTAATAGCCCAGGCCCGGGACTACATCCGCGCCAGCGACTTCACCCCGGAGGAGATGGAGAGGGTACTGCCCGACTACCTCAACCGCTATTGCCTCAAGAATGGCATCCCCTGAAGGCCTCTAACTATTTTTATGCCCGGCCAGCGTGCTGGTGGGAACCATTTGCTGGAGCGGGGCCCCCACTTCTTGATGTGACTTAAGTTACGGAAATGCTTCCCTGGTGCGGCCATAATAACGGTAGTTAGAAACGTCCAGGATTTGGGTGCGTGTAAGAGCACAGTCTTGGGAACAAGGAGGCGAAACATGTGGTGCGGTGGGCATGAAGGTATCGGCTGGTGGCCGGTAGTTGGCGGAGTATTTATGCTGCTATTCTGGGGAGGAATTGTTGCCCTGGTGATCTGGGGGATCAGCAGAATGGCCAGGGGCAGGGGTTGTGGGCCAGGTAGCCGGGAAGGTGGTCCGCTGGATATTGCCAAGAACCGCTATGCCCGCGGCGAGATCAGCCGGGAAGAGTTCGAGCAGATCAAGAAAGACCTGTCTTAGTTCAGGAGAGGCAATCAAAGGCGCGCGGTGGGGTGGGCGGAGGAAACGAAACCCACCCCTCTTCTTTTTTTGATATTACTGATCAGCCTTCTTCCTTTGCGTTAGCTCCTGTATTATCCTCTTGTAGGTCTTCTCCCCAACACATTCCTTGGCGTACTCACACCACTCGACGCACGATACCAGATCGTTATAGATCGCCAAGCCACACTTGAGGCACTTTGCGCTGGCCTCGTTGGAGAAGACCTCAATTTCCTCACCACATCTGGGGCAGTCCCTTATCTCCAGCCTGGGCATGCGAATGCCGGCAGCGCCCGGGCATTGATTCATCATCGCTCTACCTCCACGCTGCACCCCCTTGGGGCTTTGTTCTGCATCTTCACGGCTTTCAGTCGCTTGTACCTTCAGGCGGACCTTGCAGGGCTGTCAACTGTGCCTGTGGTGAATTATAGCACCCTTGCATAACGTGATATAATCTCACAAAAACCCTGGTGTCGCTTGATGACAGGACACTGCGGGGTGTCCTGGTTTCCCGAAGCGGTTCTGGAGTGAGCGAGACCTTACAATTCGGGAGACAGCCCTCTTGAGGGCTGAAAATATAAAGAAGGAGGGAGCAAGGTTATGAAGAAGTACCTGGCTGAGTTGATCGGGACCTTCGTCTTAGTCCTCGGTGGGTGCGGGAGCGCGGTGATTGCCGGTGACTACATAGGGAAACTCGGCATAGCATTGGCGTTTGGTTTGACCGTGCTGATCATGGTCTACACTATTGGGAGGATATCGGGGTGCCACATCAATCCAGCAATTACGGTGGCAATGTGGGTGGCCGGCAAGATCAAGTCCAAGGATGCCGCCTTCTACATCATCTTCCAGTGCGTTGGGGCTATCATTGCTGCGGCGGTGCTCCTGGCCATTGCCCACGGCCTGCCCGGTTACTCCCTTGACGATGGTCTGGGTCAGAATGGTTATGGGTCTAATTCCCCCGCAGGGTATTCTCTTGCCGCGGGTTTCATCTTTGAGGCTGTGTTCACTGGGATATTCCTTTTCGTGATATTTGGCTCGACCCACAAGGCAGCGCCCGGCGGATTTGCGGGGATATCGATCGGGCTAGCGCTGACTCTTATCCATCTGGTGGGAATTCCTATAACGGGAACGTCTGTCAATCCGGCCAGGAGTTTTGGGCCTGCGGTTCTTGTTGGAGGAGAGGCGCTTAGCCAACTGTGGCTCTTCATCGTCGCTCCCATCGTCGGTGCTGTCGTGGCAGCCATCTGCTGGAAAACCGTATTCGAAAAAGAAGAAAAAGAAGGATAGAAATCCGACCCCAAATCCACGCAAGTGGTAATCCAGGTGGGGATATCTGCAATTCCCTCTCCCTTTGATGGGAGAGGACTGGGGTGAGGGTGATGTTTCTCCCTCCCTCTAGCTCCCTCCCGCCAGGGGGGGGAGAATGGGTGTCATTCCCGCTTGCGCGGGAATGACACGGTCAGGTCGTCCTTCTGCGGAAGGATGACACCCACTGTGAGAATCCACGGATTTGGCAGAATGATGTGCAGCTGACATTACAAAGCATATAGTGCCTGTTTCTGCAACTAAGCGCCCGCTCCGTGTTGCGCCCGCTCCATGCGTCCATGTATATTACTGTTAAACATTTGTTTCACAAAGGAGGTAGGCTATGGCCAAAATTCAGTTAGCATTCATCTACCTGGTACCGGACGGTGATCCCAGGGAACATCGGGCAGTCATCTCCAAGAGTGCCCTCTTTGATCTCACAGTGGTGGGGGTGAAGGACTACCAGCAGGCGGCCCAGACAGCACAGGATCTGGTTAAGCAGGGAGCCGTGGCTATCGAACTCTGCGGCGGTTTTGGACATGTTGGCCTGGCCAGGATAGTCCAGGCTATTGGCAACAAAGTACCCGTCGGAGCAGTGCGTTTCGACTGCCATCCAAGCCTGGGATTCAAGAGTGGCGACGAGATGTTCGATACAAAATAGATGAAATCACAGTATAGTGACCTTAGCCCCCTTTTTGAGCCTCGCGGTGTTGCTGTTATTGGTTCAATGAGGGAAGGCTATGGTGAGGGCCACACCGTCATACGGAACATGGTAGATTTTGGCTTCTCCGGCAGGATCTACCCCATCAGCCGTTCGAATGAGTCGGTTTTGGGTATGAGAGCCTATCCAGGTGTCAATGATGTGAATGATCCTGTTGACCTGGCTGTTGTGGTCACGCCTCCGGCAACGGTACTGGCATTGATTGAGCAATGCGGCCGGAAGGGAATAAAGGCTGTCATCGTTGAGACTGAGGGTTTTGCTGAGGCCGGACAGGACGGGGCCAGGCTTCAGCGGCAACTGGTAGAGGTGGCCCGCCGTACCGGGATGCGTCTCCTGGGGCCGAATACACTGGGCATTCTCAACACCAGCAACGATCTGGTGACTGAGCCCTATCCCTATGGCCGCAACAAGCCCCCGAGCGGAGGCATAGGCTATTCCAGTCAGACCGGCCTCCTCACCTTCGGGGTACATCCCATTAGAGACAAGGCCTGTCCGATCAGCAAGGTGTGCGACTTCGGCAACAAGTGCGACATCAACGAGGTTGACCTCCTCCCCTATCTGGCAGATGACCCCGGGACAAACGTGATCGCGATGCATCTGGAGGATGTGAAGGATGGCCGGAAGTTCATGGATGTGGCGCGGAGGGCCGCTGCCCGGAAGCCGGTGCTCATTTTCAAAACGGGCCGGAGCGAGGCAGGGGCGAGAGCCGCAGCCTCTCACACTGGCGCACTCGCCGGAGATGATCAGGTTCATGAGAGTGCCTTTAAGCAGGCGGGGGTTATCAGACTTAATAGCTGGCGGGAGTTCTGGGAAGTACCCAAAGCCCTGTCCCTGCAGCCATTGCCCGGGGGCAACCGGATCGCTATTATCACTGCCACCGGCGGGGCAGGCGTCATATCGCTTGATGCGGCAATAGAGGCCGGGTTAACCCCGGCCATTTTCGGGGCCAGCACAGTGACGCAACTGGAGAGGCTGTCCCCCAGGTTAGTCAACAATCCGGTTGATGTAGGTCCTCTCATGGCTGTCCGGGACAAGCCCTTTACCATCTATGAGGAAGTGGTGCCGCCAGTGCTTGCCGATGACAACGTAGACTGTGCGACGATTGTGTGCCACCTGGGGCCGTTGATTGTAGACGTCTTCAGACGTCTGGCGCCGCAAATAGCAAATATCTCCAAGCCGGTGACCGTCTTTGGCTATGGAATTGATCTGGCTGTAATGGAGGAGTCGGCACGGCAGTTGCAAGCGCTGGGATTGCCGACTTATCTCGACCTGGATCTGGCCGTCAAAGCGCTGGGCATTGCTGCCGAGTACGCCAGAATCAGGTCGGACGCTGATCACCAAGGGGTCCGGTAGCTTCGTAGATGCCAGCGCCTACCGTGAATTTCCTGTATTCCTGATACCCTCCTCCATTTTCCATGCCAAGGCACTGCCTTCAGGGAACAACGACGATGGTTGGCTTTCCCTGCGGTTCTCTGCTACCCTAAGTTTTCACTGATTAGTGCGGTGCTTTGTCCGATGAATGAAGTGACCCCGGGCGCAACTGAGAGCAAGAGCAGATATGGCCTGGTGATGGTCGCTTTCTCGTTTGCCATTGCCTTCATGCTGCACCTCCTGCTCTTCTCCACCGCACCGATGGTCGACGTCGTTATGGAGGAGATGCACCTGTCCCATGCCGGTTTCGGTCTCGTCTTCTCGGCAGCGATGATCAGTCTGGTCATCTTCAGAATACCCTGGGGCCTGGTAGGCGATAGAATCGGCTATCTCAATGCTTTCCGTATAGCCTTACCCCTCACGGCGGGCTTTGCTGTGCTGAGGGCATTCGCGCCGGGATATGTGATTCTCCTGCTGAGCCAGTTTCTTCTGGGGACGACCCTGGCCATGGTGCTCCCTTGCCTGCCGCTCATTGTGAAGGAGTGGTCACCCGGGAGGCCGGGACTCTCCACGGGCATCTACGTTTCGGGTTTCGCTGCCGGCAATGCCACTGCCCTGGGGCTGACGCCGCAGTTGCTCAAGGTACTGGAGTGGAGAGAGGTGCTCCTTGTTTACAGTGGACTGGCAGCAGCGATATGCCTGCTGTGGCTGGTCTTTGCCAGAAGCACAGCGAAGGGTGAATCCAGCTTGCGGCTTGACAGCTTCGCCAGGATTATCAAGGACAAGTATGTCTGGGTGCTATTGCTTTTCATGATGGCATCTATGGGCAGCTACGATACGCTGGCTACCTGGATGCCAAAGGTGCTGGAGATGAAGGGGCTCAAGGAGTCGCTGGCTACTATTCTTCCCCTGGGATTCTTTCTGGCCGGGCCAATCGTTGGCCTCATCTCAGACAGGTTCAGTAATACCAGGTTGATCGTCGCTGTCTCGGGGATCGTGGCTGCCATATCCATTGTGGGCATAAACTATGCTCCTTTTCCTCTAGTGCTCCTGTGCCTCTTTCTGGCGGGGTTCAGCACTATCGGCGTGCTTACCATCAGCCTGGCCATGCCCACCAAGCACCAGCGTCTCTCGGCTACTGCCGGCAGTGTCGTTGGGCTTACCTCGGCACTGGGCAATGTCGGTCCCCTCGCTATGCCTGTGCTCTTTGGTTTCCTCATAGATGTTACCGGGACCTTCTACGCCTCGGTTCTCAGCGTAGCTGCGCTGGCTGGCATTGTCTTCATCCTTGGCTCCAGGTTTAGTGAGGAAAGTCCTCCAGGATGATTTTGAACCTGAACCTTGCAGGATGCCTACACCTTATGGTGGTGCGGCGACGAAATGCCGAACGATATGAACAGGCATGAGAGGCAAGAAAAGAGATATAATAACAAATGAGGATCAGGAGTCCGGGGTTGCCATGGGGAAGGTCCCCGGAGGCCGCTATGATGAACAAGTACCGCACCGATCTGCTCTACCGTGAGGTGCAGCACTTCCGCCAGGTGTGGCTGTGGGTTCTGTTGCTGGGCATTTCCTCCGTGAGCATATACAGTGTCGTACAGCAGTTGATCCTGGACAAACCCTTTGGCAATAACCCCGCCCCGGATATCTTTGTGGTCATCATCGGACTTATCTTTGGACTCGGCTTCCCCATTTTCTTCTACAGGATTACCCTGACGACGCAGGTCACCAGTGACGGCCTGTACTTCAGGTTCTTCCCGCTGCATCTCTCTTTCCAGAAGATATCGCTGGAAGATCTGAAGGCTTACGAAGCTATAACCTACAGGCCTCTCAAGGAGTATGGCGGTTGGGGCATTCGTTACGGGGCAAAGGGCAAGGCTTATAACATCAGCGGCAATCGCGGGGTGCAGTTAGAGCTCTCCAGTGGCAAAAGGATACTGATCGGCTCACAGAAGCCTGAAGAACTTGCCGGAGCCATCGGTTCGGCTGTGAAAATGCTGAGGAGATGAAGGAGGAAGAGGATGCCTATTTACGAATACGAGTGCTCCAGATGTGGCCACAGGTTTGAACTACGCCGCGGTGCAGATGAGAGCGACAGTGACATAAAGTGTCCCGTCTGTGGCAGCGAACACCCTCGAAGGGTTCTCTCCAGCTTTGCCACAGGGTCTTCAGGTGAGGCTTGTGCCCCTGCCAGGCGCACCTGAGGCGCAGGTAAGTGAGGCAGGTTGCCTCACGGGAGCCAGCTAAGGGCAATCATCAGCCATGATGATTGCCGACCTATTCATACCGCAGGGCTTCTGCGGGATAGATCCTTGATGCATGCCAGGCTGGCAGCAGAGTCATGAGGAGAGAAGCGACGTAGGTTATTCCCACAATTATCACAATCTGCATCCAGGGAATGTGGAATTTCAACCCCTCCATCTGATCAGACATGAAGTTGATGACATTGTGGGATAGGGCCAGCCCCAGCACTACCCCGATGAAGATGCCCAGCAGCGCTACTAAGGAAGACTCCAGCAGGAAGCTCAGCTGCACCGTGCGCCGCTGGTATCCTATGGCTCTTAGTACCCCTATCTCATGACGCCTCTCCACCACGGCCCTGGTGCTTATCACCCCCAGGGCGGCAATGCCTACTACCAGGCCGAGGGACATGAAGCCCTGGAGCAAGGAGTTCACGGCGAAGATGGCCTTGCTACCCTCATCCAGCATTTCCTTTACTGATGTGGCTTCCATGCCGTGGGTGAGGAATGCCGTATCAAGGGCATCGGCTACCGCTTTGGCATCCACACCTTCGTTCAACTGGAAGAGATAGGTCGTAGGCACTAAAGCGGCGGGCCAGGCCAGGCCCAGCGTCGTCTGGGAGGTGTAGACCCCGTAGTTGAAGCTCACCGATTCGAGGACGCCGATGACAGTGAGCTTTATCTGCTGGCCGCTGTACGGGTCCTGCATCTCCACTTCTATGGCAGTGTCTATGCTCTTGTCCTCCTGGTATATCCCCTCCAACTGGAAGTCCTCCCCGCCTCCCCCGAGCCCGAACTGGTTTCGAGAGGGCACCATATCGGAGCTGACCACCGCCAGGTTTGGTTTATCTCCGATATCCTGCCATATCTCCTGAGGAGAGGTATAGCCTTTGGCCATGAGGGCGAACTTGAAGGTGTTGGTATTCAGGTAGGTATTGTCCACGCCGTGGACAAGGTACGGTTTCCACTCCTGGCTTTTGGCATCGACCTGGCGAATCTCCAGAGGCAGCGTGGATTGGCCGGCAATGGCCTTGAAATCGTCAGCGTTAAGGCCAGGAGCGGCGGCAATGGCGGCGTGAATATCAGGGATAGGGTTGGTCACTGTACCCTGCACATCATAGCCGCCGGAGAATGACTCCACATCTTTTAGGGCAGCCGTGGTCGAAGTGATGATCGCGGACATGAAGATCATAGTGAAAATCACCAGGGAGAACATGGCCAAAGTTAACCCGGTACGCATACGGTTCTTCATGGGATAGGCCAGGGCTGTTCTCAACGCCGGGACCACGCCTCTAAGACGGCTCGCTGCAATCGTGAGAATGCGTAGCAAGATGTCCAGGTTGTAAGTCACCACCCAGACGGCACCGAGAACCATGATCATTCCGCTGAGAAAGAACATCTCTATCCCCATGCTCAGGTCGCCAAACAATACCTCCAGGACATCAATAGGAAGCAGGGTCCAGACCAATAGAGCGATCCCGGCCAGGGTGAACGCGATTCTCTCCTTTACACCAAAACAGCGCAGCAGAAGTGCCAGGCCTATGATGAATAGCGAGATCCCAATGTAAAGAGAGGTGCCACTACCGGAGGAAACTCCACCGAGAGATGACATTAAACCAATGAACAGCACCAGTAAGGCCAGAACCAGCCCCCGGCGTCCTACTTTTTCAAATCTGGGCTCGGGGATATCCCTGATAGCCCTGACGATGTTCAGTCGGCTCACCCTCCAGGATGCGACAGCAACGGTGATGAAAGTGACGAGCATCCCCAGAGTGAAAGCCACCACCAGGCTCCTTGGTTCAAAATGGAAGGCTAGATCCAGCTGGGTATTCTGGAAAATGCGAGCCATAATACCCGCTATGGCGAAGGTTAGCGCCACGCCCAGAACTACCCCCACCAGGGCAGCCCCGAGATCATAGGCCGTGCCTTCAAAGATAAACATCTCGATCAGGTGGTGCCGCTTGGTCCCCACTGCTCTGGCCATACCCATCTCTGACTTGCGGGCTGCGGCCAGCATCATGAAGATGAGTAAGATGAGCAACACCCCGGCGGCGATGGAGAAGAGGCCAATAGCCACGAATATAGTGGTGAATGCACTGCCAGCGGTATCGGCTTCTTTCAGCGTATCCTGCTTCACCGTCTGCACCTTGAGTCCGGTGCCTTCAAGAAGGTATTCCAGCTTGCCTTTGACCTGGTCACTGTATTTGGCTCCATCCACCGGGCCGCCATAGTTAGAGACGTAAATAGCGTTAATTTGCCCTTCTTTGCCCAGGATTTCCTGGGCCATTGAAAGCGGCATGATCAGAGTCGAAAGACTGTTCGATGAAGAGCCCTTCACGGCTGCCTTGAGCTTGAGCACGGTAGGTTGCTCCCCTAAGAAGAGGTAAAGCATATGGTCAGGCTTGGCGTTCAGATCCTCTGCTGTCTTGTCATCCAGGTAGACTTCGTTTTCACCCAGGTCGTCGAGAGTGACCACCTGACCCTGCGTGTCCTTCATCTCTGAAAAGGTATTCATATATTGAGCGTCGGGGGCAAAGACGGCGATGCCGGAGAGTTTCTTTTGTGAAGTGACATCTATCAATGGTGCTGATTCAGTGATAGCAGGTAGGAGCCTGTCAACCTTGTCGTAACCCAGAAGGTATGTGCGCATTTCGTCGAAACGGGAATAGTCGAAGTAGTTCGAGCCGCCGGGGGAACCGAGGTCGCCGGCGCTGACTACTTCGTCGGTGTTGCCCAGACCGCGTGCTGCGAGAGACCTGATGGTGTAAACGATGGTGTCTCCTGTGCCGAACGCACTGGTGATGATGACGGTGCTCAACATGAGGCCCAAGATGATGAGCGCTGTCTGGGCCGGCCGCTTGGGGATATTTCTCAAACCCAGCTTAAGCATGATGCGACTGCGCCAGGCCAGCACTCCGATAAACCCCATGACGATGACAAACAAGGCCAGCAGGACTATGGTGATGGTGGTCATGGAGACACCGAATAGCTTTTGCATGGCTACTTTCCACTCACGATCAGGCCATCCCGCATCCTGACGATGCGGTTGGCTCTGTCGGCGACCTCCTGGGAATGGGTCACCAGGACAAACGTCTGGCGGTTCTCCTTGTTCAGGCGGCAGAGCAGGTTCATGATCTCGGCAGTGGTCTCGCTGTCCAGGTCTCCGGTGGGCTCGTCACCCCATATAATAGCCGGCTGATTCACCAGTGCCCTGGCGATAGTCACCCGCTGCCGCTGTCCTCCCGACAGCTCCGCCGGTATGCGGTCTGCCAACTCTGCCAGCCCTATCATCTTCAGCGACTCCAGAGCGCGCTGTCGGCTCTTGGCTGACGGGACTCCGGAGACAAGCAGGGGCAGTTCGATGTTTTCCACAGATGTGAGCACAGGCAGGAGGTTATACAACTGGAAAACGAAGCCCATCCGGCGGGCACGGTACTCAGTACGCGTGTTGTCTGACATGTCCTTGATCGGGGTCCCTTCGATTAGCACCTCACCCTGGTCGAAGTCATCCAGCCCGGCGAGGCAGTTAAGCAGGGTAGTCTTCCCGCAGCCGCTGGGACCCATGATGGCCACCATTTCGCCCCGTCTCACAGTGAAGTCAATGCCCCTCAGAGCATTGACCTTGATTTTGCCGGTATCGTATGTCTTGTGCAGACCTTTGACACTAATGATCGGATCTTCTTGCGCCATCTCTTCCCTCCTGGCCCAGCTTCTGGCAACTTAGCCAATATTGTAGAGGAAAGCTATACGTCGGGCAATTCGGTTGAGTTCACTAATGGTTGGTAAAGGCTCCGTAGCAAGAAGCAAATTGCATCAAAGCCAACCACGATTTGATTTAATCCCTGGTCCCCCTTTGTATCCAGGCTGAGGTTTGGCGCCACACCTCGTCGTTCTTGACATTATCCTTGACTCTACTCTAGGATTCACGCAGCTATTGCAGCAGCATGAATGAGAATCGGCGCAGGGGGAAACCATGAATCATAGTGGCAACAACATCGAAACCCGTCTCTGGGCCGCGGCGGATGAGCTGCGGGCCAATTCCAAGCTGAAGTCCTCGGAATACTCCGTTCCGGTGCTGGGGCTGGTCTTTCTGCGCTATGCCGACCCAAGTTCCAGGCGGCGGCCCGGGAACTGGCAGGACAGGGCGGCGGGCGGCGCACCATCGGCCCGGCGGACTATCAGGCCAAAGGTGTGCTTTACCTGCCCGAGGCGGCGCGCTTCTCGGCGCTGATCAAACTGCCCGAAGGGGCCAATATCGGTACGGCCATCAATGAGGCCATGCGCGGCATCGAGGCGGAGAACCCCGACCTCAAGGATGTCCTGCCCAAGACCTACAACCGCTTCGAGAACTCCCTCCTCAAAGAACTGCTCAAGACCATGAACTCCGTCCCCATGGACATCGAGGGGGACGCCTTCGGCAAGATTTACGAATACTTCCTCGGCCACTTCGCCATGAGCGAGGGGCAGAAGGGCG
This genomic interval from Chloroflexota bacterium contains the following:
- a CDS encoding (Fe-S)-binding protein, coding for MAAKYSDLNGYFEYKGRQFAERCTNCGLCLEACPVFPLTKAAHIGPKAAMEKVTDLLKGGEPSESAYEVVFSCNRGCGLCAKACPEGLMPYYLGFIPAAARLASAGMKLPALTYQHLPGHRYNFASVFSALQVKPSEVRWMRKPPPNPEPAEVVLFTGCAPLGIPHNLLEAMDILDSMGTDFVTLAGGELCCGMAHTLWGDLKAAQSMGQELVSAIAAFRPKKAVFFCSGCYVMCLGTLPRFGAVPFQSYELAQFLLDNLDKIPLKHKVDRVVTVHDSCHVARLGTFDLTRRLLQAIPGITLVEMAHNRADALCCGGYTNTARPEISGPMRRAPMNEARASGAGVMATLCTGCQQSFAPLERQYPFEVRNYISLLAEAVGVQHEDRFKKYVRLANASDVIAQARDYIRASDFTPEEMERVLPDYLNRYCLKNGIP
- a CDS encoding SHOCT domain-containing protein — translated: MWCGGHEGIGWWPVVGGVFMLLFWGGIVALVIWGISRMARGRGCGPGSREGGPLDIAKNRYARGEISREEFEQIKKDLS
- the aqpZ gene encoding aquaporin Z; the protein is MKKYLAELIGTFVLVLGGCGSAVIAGDYIGKLGIALAFGLTVLIMVYTIGRISGCHINPAITVAMWVAGKIKSKDAAFYIIFQCVGAIIAAAVLLAIAHGLPGYSLDDGLGQNGYGSNSPAGYSLAAGFIFEAVFTGIFLFVIFGSTHKAAPGGFAGISIGLALTLIHLVGIPITGTSVNPARSFGPAVLVGGEALSQLWLFIVAPIVGAVVAAICWKTVFEKEEKEG
- a CDS encoding DUF6506 family protein, whose protein sequence is MAKIQLAFIYLVPDGDPREHRAVISKSALFDLTVVGVKDYQQAAQTAQDLVKQGAVAIELCGGFGHVGLARIVQAIGNKVPVGAVRFDCHPSLGFKSGDEMFDTK
- a CDS encoding CoA-binding protein → MKSQYSDLSPLFEPRGVAVIGSMREGYGEGHTVIRNMVDFGFSGRIYPISRSNESVLGMRAYPGVNDVNDPVDLAVVVTPPATVLALIEQCGRKGIKAVIVETEGFAEAGQDGARLQRQLVEVARRTGMRLLGPNTLGILNTSNDLVTEPYPYGRNKPPSGGIGYSSQTGLLTFGVHPIRDKACPISKVCDFGNKCDINEVDLLPYLADDPGTNVIAMHLEDVKDGRKFMDVARRAAARKPVLIFKTGRSEAGARAAASHTGALAGDDQVHESAFKQAGVIRLNSWREFWEVPKALSLQPLPGGNRIAIITATGGAGVISLDAAIEAGLTPAIFGASTVTQLERLSPRLVNNPVDVGPLMAVRDKPFTIYEEVVPPVLADDNVDCATIVCHLGPLIVDVFRRLAPQIANISKPVTVFGYGIDLAVMEESARQLQALGLPTYLDLDLAVKALGIAAEYARIRSDADHQGVR
- a CDS encoding MFS transporter, which gives rise to MNEVTPGATESKSRYGLVMVAFSFAIAFMLHLLLFSTAPMVDVVMEEMHLSHAGFGLVFSAAMISLVIFRIPWGLVGDRIGYLNAFRIALPLTAGFAVLRAFAPGYVILLLSQFLLGTTLAMVLPCLPLIVKEWSPGRPGLSTGIYVSGFAAGNATALGLTPQLLKVLEWREVLLVYSGLAAAICLLWLVFARSTAKGESSLRLDSFARIIKDKYVWVLLLFMMASMGSYDTLATWMPKVLEMKGLKESLATILPLGFFLAGPIVGLISDRFSNTRLIVAVSGIVAAISIVGINYAPFPLVLLCLFLAGFSTIGVLTISLAMPTKHQRLSATAGSVVGLTSALGNVGPLAMPVLFGFLIDVTGTFYASVLSVAALAGIVFILGSRFSEESPPG
- a CDS encoding DUF6141 family protein, with amino-acid sequence MMNKYRTDLLYREVQHFRQVWLWVLLLGISSVSIYSVVQQLILDKPFGNNPAPDIFVVIIGLIFGLGFPIFFYRITLTTQVTSDGLYFRFFPLHLSFQKISLEDLKAYEAITYRPLKEYGGWGIRYGAKGKAYNISGNRGVQLELSSGKRILIGSQKPEELAGAIGSAVKMLRR
- a CDS encoding zinc ribbon domain-containing protein — encoded protein: MPIYEYECSRCGHRFELRRGADESDSDIKCPVCGSEHPRRVLSSFATGSSGEACAPARRT
- a CDS encoding FtsX-like permease family protein, whose amino-acid sequence is MQKLFGVSMTTITIVLLALFVIVMGFIGVLAWRSRIMLKLGLRNIPKRPAQTALIILGLMLSTVIITSAFGTGDTIVYTIRSLAARGLGNTDEVVSAGDLGSPGGSNYFDYSRFDEMRTYLLGYDKVDRLLPAITESAPLIDVTSQKKLSGIAVFAPDAQYMNTFSEMKDTQGQVVTLDDLGENEVYLDDKTAEDLNAKPDHMLYLFLGEQPTVLKLKAAVKGSSSNSLSTLIMPLSMAQEILGKEGQINAIYVSNYGGPVDGAKYSDQVKGKLEYLLEGTGLKVQTVKQDTLKEADTAGSAFTTIFVAIGLFSIAAGVLLILLIFMMLAAARKSEMGMARAVGTKRHHLIEMFIFEGTAYDLGAALVGVVLGVALTFAIAGIMARIFQNTQLDLAFHFEPRSLVVAFTLGMLVTFITVAVASWRVSRLNIVRAIRDIPEPRFEKVGRRGLVLALLVLFIGLMSSLGGVSSGSGTSLYIGISLFIIGLALLLRCFGVKERIAFTLAGIALLVWTLLPIDVLEVLFGDLSMGIEMFFLSGMIMVLGAVWVVTYNLDILLRILTIAASRLRGVVPALRTALAYPMKNRMRTGLTLAMFSLVIFTMIFMSAIITSTTAALKDVESFSGGYDVQGTVTNPIPDIHAAIAAAPGLNADDFKAIAGQSTLPLEIRQVDAKSQEWKPYLVHGVDNTYLNTNTFKFALMAKGYTSPQEIWQDIGDKPNLAVVSSDMVPSRNQFGLGGGGEDFQLEGIYQEDKSIDTAIEVEMQDPYSGQQIKLTVIGVLESVSFNYGVYTSQTTLGLAWPAALVPTTYLFQLNEGVDAKAVADALDTAFLTHGMEATSVKEMLDEGSKAIFAVNSLLQGFMSLGLVVGIAALGVISTRAVVERRHEIGVLRAIGYQRRTVQLSFLLESSLVALLGIFIGVVLGLALSHNVINFMSDQMEGLKFHIPWMQIVIIVGITYVASLLMTLLPAWHASRIYPAEALRYE
- a CDS encoding ABC transporter ATP-binding protein; translation: MAQEDPIISVKGLHKTYDTGKIKVNALRGIDFTVRRGEMVAIMGPSGCGKTTLLNCLAGLDDFDQGEVLIEGTPIKDMSDNTRTEYRARRMGFVFQLYNLLPVLTSVENIELPLLVSGVPSAKSRQRALESLKMIGLAELADRIPAELSGGQRQRVTIARALVNQPAIIWGDEPTGDLDSETTAEIMNLLCRLNKENRQTFVLVTHSQEVADRANRIVRMRDGLIVSGK